Genomic segment of Thermoplasmata archaeon:
ACCCTTACCTACCAGAAATCCAGAACCTTGCTTCAAACCTTACAAAGAATTCCACCAATGTTTATGATAAACTGGAGGCAATTTACAAGTACATTCAGCAGAAAATCAGATATGTGAAGGGAAGCAGTGGCGAACCAAATGACCCACTCACAACATTGCACACTGGTGTTGGCGATTGCGATGACCAGAGCATTCTATTCTGCTCACTTGCCCGTGCCGTTGGAGTTCCTGCCTGGCTTGAACTAGGTGCAATCTATATTCAGATGGAAGGGAAATGGGGGCCCCATGCCTGGGTGAGAACCTACATTCCCTACAAGAGCGGAAGTGGTGCTTATGTGAACATTGATACTGCAAACAGCATGTTTCTCACGCGGGATGCACTTCGTTATACGGACTGGGTTAGCACTGGCAATGGCGATGACCTCAAGTTCTATTACTTCTTCTTCACCTACAGTTATCTTGGTTCAGCACCAACAGTCAACCTGAGCGATAACTACATCACAATTTCAATGAAAACAGAGTTTGCTTAGCTCCTTCCTCGTGTCTCGCCCATTACAGAAAGGGAGCCGAGCATGTGGGCAATTCTTATTGGTTCTGGAATTGAGCCCTGCACTGTGAAACGCTTCAGAAACAGTTTGGCTGAGGCCAAATCAGTGCCTGCAATTCCCACATAAACTGGCTTTCGCACAGCTTCAACACAATGCAGTTTCATTTTTGAAATTATGGCCATTCTATGTTCCCAGTCATCAAATTTCTGTTTTAATGTCCTTTCAATCTCCGCCAAATCCGGTTTCTTTCTTGTCACAGTAATTACAGGTAAACCAGTTGTTCTGTGAATTACTTCAATTTCCACAACATTGAAACCAGCAACTGTACATCCATCAAGAAAAATTACATCCAGTTGCTCAAAAAATCTTGTGTTTTTTAAGCGTGAGATAATTCTTTCCGTGGCATCCAGTCCATCAACTTCAACCGTGGTGCGGAACATCCCCTCTATGTAGTTTTGGGCCCTGACAACTGCGAAAAAAACTTCGCATGAATCTT
This window contains:
- a CDS encoding DUF99 family protein gives rise to the protein MKKFVRAVGIDDAPFKFTQDSCEVFFAVVRAQNYIEGMFRTTVEVDGLDATERIISRLKNTRFFEQLDVIFLDGCTVAGFNVVEIEVIHRTTGLPVITVTRKKPDLAEIERTLKQKFDDWEHRMAIISKMKLHCVEAVRKPVYVGIAGTDLASAKLFLKRFTVQGSIPEPIRIAHMLGSLSVMGETRGRS